In one Deinococcus multiflagellatus genomic region, the following are encoded:
- a CDS encoding peptidoglycan D,D-transpeptidase FtsI family protein: MRFPHLFQGSHQARQRRRVRLMWTAAFLAFTSLLPAFFKLSWAGEPRVNAVTPTRGAIRLMDGTLVAVHTAQGRQYPLGPMAANVVGFLGADGGLEGLERTLNAELAQGKSQTLTLNGTIQAAAEQVLEEAVKRVEAASGSVVVMDRHTGHLLAVANWPTFDPGAWAGTVPAQWRNRAFVDEYEPGSVIKALTVAALLEENLTSPAQVYETPMRRPYAGTVINDLVPHPSVLRTWEILRYSSNVGMTRLIENVPPMTLHRAFQAFGLGLAVELPGPTANGSLAAPDRWTPLTQATMSFGQGLSVTNLQMAAAFNVIANDGVYIAPRLSPDQPRRTRRVLRPDVARTMQRLLHAVIDEGIQSRAELPGYHVGGKTGTAQVAIGGRYSSEVFTSTFAGFFPAEQPRYTVTVMVRGAKREYQGSQLAAPIFRDITASILSMNGALPALIPPPTTHEADEVGAQSDRAAERSARASREAAGPEAGPVHGP, translated from the coding sequence ATGAGGTTTCCCCACTTGTTTCAAGGTTCACATCAAGCCCGGCAGCGCCGCCGGGTTCGCCTGATGTGGACGGCTGCCTTCCTTGCGTTCACGTCACTCCTCCCAGCATTCTTCAAACTGTCCTGGGCCGGGGAACCGCGCGTAAATGCGGTGACGCCCACCCGCGGCGCCATTCGCTTGATGGACGGCACCCTGGTGGCCGTCCACACCGCCCAGGGCCGGCAGTATCCCCTGGGCCCGATGGCGGCGAACGTGGTTGGGTTTCTGGGCGCAGATGGAGGTCTGGAAGGACTGGAGCGAACGCTGAATGCTGAGCTTGCGCAGGGCAAGTCCCAGACCCTGACGCTGAACGGCACCATCCAGGCGGCGGCCGAGCAGGTGTTGGAAGAGGCGGTCAAGCGGGTGGAAGCAGCGTCAGGGTCTGTGGTGGTAATGGACCGCCACACCGGGCACCTCCTGGCGGTTGCCAACTGGCCCACCTTTGATCCTGGTGCCTGGGCAGGAACCGTTCCAGCGCAGTGGCGCAACCGGGCATTTGTGGACGAGTACGAGCCGGGCAGTGTGATCAAGGCACTGACGGTGGCCGCGCTCCTGGAAGAGAACCTGACGTCACCGGCGCAGGTGTATGAGACGCCGATGCGCCGGCCGTACGCCGGCACGGTCATCAATGACCTGGTCCCGCACCCCTCGGTCCTGCGGACGTGGGAGATCCTGCGGTACTCCAGCAATGTTGGGATGACGCGCTTAATCGAAAACGTGCCGCCCATGACCCTTCACCGCGCGTTTCAGGCCTTCGGACTGGGCCTGGCAGTTGAGCTTCCCGGCCCCACTGCAAACGGGAGCCTCGCCGCTCCAGACAGATGGACGCCCTTGACGCAAGCCACCATGTCGTTCGGGCAGGGCCTGAGCGTGACCAACCTCCAGATGGCCGCTGCGTTCAATGTGATTGCGAATGATGGCGTGTATATCGCCCCCCGACTTTCTCCCGACCAACCGCGGCGCACGCGCCGCGTGCTGCGCCCAGATGTCGCCCGCACCATGCAGCGGCTCCTTCACGCGGTCATTGATGAAGGCATTCAAAGCCGCGCAGAATTGCCGGGGTATCATGTGGGCGGAAAAACTGGTACAGCGCAGGTCGCTATCGGCGGCCGGTACAGCAGCGAAGTGTTTACCAGTACGTTCGCTGGCTTCTTTCCAGCCGAACAGCCGCGTTATACCGTGACGGTGATGGTGCGCGGCGCAAAACGTGAATATCAGGGCTCGCAGCTGGCCGCCCCGATTTTCCGTGACATCACCGCCTCCATCCTCTCCATGAATGGCGCGCTGCCTGCACTGATCCCGCCGCCCACCACCCACGAGGCGGATGAGGTCGGAGCCCAGTCGGACCGTGCTGCAGAGCGCTCCGCGAGGGCTTCCAGAGAGGCAGCCGGGCCGGAGGCAGGCCCCGTACATGGACCATGA
- a CDS encoding TlpA disulfide reductase family protein encodes MTPFFSASPRPPLWRQLLPPLLAAGLVALLAATLLSPARNATDGGPLVGKSAPPLTLQTLDGSTISLVSLQGRPVILNFWASWCGPCREEAPLFRELSTRQTGQEGLVVLGVLYLEPSEQNARDFIREYSLAYPNLRDPGTRTGINYGVAGVPETFFISADGVVQHVDRGGLSRERLNIGLQKIGVPTL; translated from the coding sequence ATGACACCATTCTTCTCCGCTTCACCACGTCCGCCCCTGTGGCGCCAGCTCTTGCCCCCCCTCCTGGCTGCTGGTCTGGTTGCTCTTCTGGCGGCCACCCTCCTGAGTCCCGCGCGCAACGCCACTGATGGCGGTCCTCTTGTGGGAAAATCAGCGCCTCCGCTCACCTTGCAGACCCTCGACGGTTCTACCATCAGCCTCGTCTCACTCCAGGGACGGCCGGTCATCCTCAATTTCTGGGCGTCCTGGTGTGGGCCTTGCCGTGAGGAAGCGCCCCTTTTCCGGGAACTGAGTACGCGTCAGACGGGTCAGGAGGGGCTTGTGGTCCTCGGCGTGCTGTATCTGGAGCCCAGTGAGCAGAACGCCCGCGACTTTATCCGCGAGTACAGCTTGGCCTACCCCAACCTTCGTGATCCTGGCACGCGGACGGGCATTAACTACGGGGTGGCTGGCGTACCAGAGACCTTCTTCATCAGCGCTGATGGCGTGGTTCAGCATGTGGACCGGGGCGGCCTGAGCCGGGAACGCTTGAATATCGGCCTTCAAAAGATCGGGGTGCCCACGCTGTGA
- a CDS encoding response regulator transcription factor, which yields MTQVLIVDDDPAILEVLRAYLGAAGYTVLDAEDGLSAWPLLTQVDVAVLDWMLPGRSGLDLARAARAAGLTLPILMLTGRGEEADKLHGLDSGMDDYVVKPFSPREVTARIRALLRRAGIQNILSAGELLIDVRGREARLSGERLDLTKLEFELLATMAQHAGLAWTRTRLLERIWGLDFPGTERVVDVHMTALRRKLGDTMDTPRFIETVRGVGYRFKEVADE from the coding sequence GTGACGCAGGTGCTGATCGTGGATGATGACCCAGCCATCCTGGAGGTGCTGCGTGCCTATCTGGGCGCCGCGGGTTATACCGTGCTGGACGCGGAAGATGGGTTGAGCGCGTGGCCTCTGCTAACACAAGTGGACGTGGCCGTGCTGGACTGGATGTTGCCTGGCCGCTCGGGCTTGGACCTGGCCCGCGCCGCCCGGGCCGCAGGGCTGACCCTGCCGATCCTGATGTTAACCGGCCGCGGCGAAGAAGCTGACAAACTGCACGGTTTGGACAGTGGGATGGATGATTATGTGGTCAAGCCCTTCAGTCCGCGTGAAGTGACGGCCCGTATCCGGGCGCTGCTCCGCCGCGCAGGCATCCAGAACATCCTGAGCGCGGGTGAGCTCCTGATAGATGTTCGCGGCCGGGAAGCGCGACTGTCGGGCGAACGGCTCGACCTCACCAAACTGGAGTTTGAACTGCTTGCCACCATGGCGCAGCACGCTGGACTTGCCTGGACCCGGACACGGCTGCTGGAACGCATCTGGGGTCTGGACTTTCCGGGCACGGAACGTGTCGTGGATGTCCACATGACGGCCTTGCGCCGTAAACTTGGGGATACCATGGACACACCGCGCTTTATCGAAACCGTTCGCGGCGTCGGGTACCGCTTTAAAGAAGTCGCTGACGAGTAG
- a CDS encoding DUF3105 domain-containing protein — translation MKRLLPLAVLLAACAQNGGEIEGVKSFKNEGGLHQAGRLDYAQRSPAGGAHNSTWQNCGVYDRPIYDEYAVHSLEHGAVWVSYQPDLGASQVQQLNGLVDGRSSTLLSPHESQSAPIMVTAWNKQLEVQDAGDARIAQFIQKYEQAGEAPEVGASCTGASDDTV, via the coding sequence ATGAAACGTCTTCTGCCGCTCGCCGTCCTGCTCGCTGCCTGTGCCCAAAACGGCGGTGAAATTGAGGGCGTGAAGAGCTTCAAGAATGAAGGTGGGCTGCACCAAGCTGGGCGACTGGACTATGCCCAGCGCTCACCGGCGGGCGGGGCGCACAACAGTACCTGGCAGAATTGCGGGGTGTACGACCGACCCATCTACGATGAATACGCCGTCCACAGCCTGGAGCACGGCGCCGTATGGGTGTCGTATCAGCCGGACTTGGGCGCCAGTCAGGTGCAGCAGCTCAATGGGCTGGTGGATGGGCGTTCCTCCACCCTCCTCTCTCCTCATGAGTCTCAGTCGGCGCCGATCATGGTGACAGCCTGGAACAAACAACTTGAAGTGCAGGACGCCGGGGATGCACGCATCGCGCAGTTCATCCAGAAGTACGAGCAGGCCGGTGAAGCCCCTGAGGTTGGCGCTTCCTGCACGGGCGCGTCCGACGATACGGTCTGA